The DNA segment ATACGACGACCAGGCGTTTGGCGAAGACGTCCCGAAGCCCGAGCTTTCGACGGAGATCCCCGAGGGCTACGACGACATCACGGCGCAGGTCGTTGCCATGATGAAGGGACCGGATGAGCTGATCGGTCAGCCCGCACCCGACTTCACGCTCAAGACGATGGAAGGCAAGGAAGTCTCTCTGGCCGACCAGAAGGGCAAAGTCGTTGTCATGGACTTTTGGGCAACGTGGTGCCCTCCGTGCAAGAAAGGCATGCCAATCCTTCAGAAGGTCGCCGACGAAATGAAGGATGAGAACGTTGTCTTCTGGGCAATGAACACGGACCAGGATCCGATGGAAGAGCGGAAGGCGAAGATTGTCGATTTCACTTCCAGCAATGACATCACCATGACTCAGGTCATGACAGGCGACGACGAAGACCTCATGACGGATTACCTCGTGAAGTCTATTCCTACTACGGTCATCGTCGCACCCGATGGCAAGATCGCCAACGTGCACGTTGGCCTCGTGCCGGATCTTGCGGACGTTCTGCGTGAAGACATCAAGTCCGCGATGGAATCCAAGTAAGCAATAGCCGCAGTAGCATTTGGCAACTCGCCCCGGTCTCGGCCGGGGCGAGTCGTCGTTAAAGCAACGAACCCGCCCGGGGGGAGTGGGCGGGTTCGTTTGGCGGAGAAACTGCAGCACCCGAGGAATCTCCGCACGAGGGAAACTATTGAATCAGAGTTGTTCTTCTTTCACATCCGAGGCCCAAATCCCCATCAAGAATCCCAGGGCCCAAATCAGGATCACTACCAGGACTGCCAGCAACTTCTCCATTCCGTGGAAATCCATCGTGGGACTCCTTTCCCATTATCGCATCGCCACTTCCGCCCACTTGCTGATATTGTTCGGAGCATTCACGCGTAGCTCCGTCTCTCCCTGATAGATATCCACTTCTCCGAGTACTTCCAAGGTCGCGCCGATTTCGGGGCGCGTTTCCGCATTCATAGCATCGGCCACATTCGACCAATAGACAACATGGATTGTGCCGCTGTCGTCCTGGAGGTCCACGCGAACCGGCGCAGTCTCTGAGCGCGGCTCAACGATATTGGTTACCATTCCGCGAACGCGTGCATCGGAGCCGATCGCCTTCGAGGCGATTGCACTGATGGGTTCAGGCACCAGCAGCGATGCGCCGCCGGGAATCGGTGTGACCGTGGGCGTCGGGCCAACTGTGATCGGGCGAACAACCGCGGCTCGTGGTGTTGCTTCCGGTTCTTCGGATTCTTCCGCTGTCGGTTGGCCATCGAGAATCTTGATGTTCCATGCATTCGGCAAGACGAGGTCGACACGTTCGCCGGCATCCTTGCCCTTCACGAAGATCTCCACAAAGGTGCCCGGCTGGATCTCGTCGTGGAACTTCATGTTGTTCCAGGTATCGCGATCGACACGCACCTGGCGCGTGCCGGTTTCATCTGCCAGTTGGAGCCAACAGGGCCGTTCCGATTGAGGCCCTGGATTGATCACGCTGTTCAATTTGGCCCGCAGGAAGTAGGTGGCTCCCGGGTACAAATTGTTCGTCTGGTTCAAAGTCGTCCACTGGATTGAAGGTGCTTCTTTCTTGGCAGCTTCTTGAGGCAAAGCGGCCAACGCCACGCCGGAGAGGGTCATGGTGCCGATAAGTCCCGCGGTGACAAGACTTGGGCGGATTCGGGGGAAGCGAATGCTCATCTTTCGGCCCTCCTTCATTTGGTTTCCCAGGCGGATCGCGCTCCGGGAGAGATAGGCAATGGCGGTATCCCTTTGCGACTTACAGACCACAACCCACCTGGAACGTACCAAACCGCCATTGCCATCGGCAGCCTGACGCCAGGCCGTTCAAGACGAACGAATGAACTATGAATTTTGCGTGAGAATCATCACTCGCTGAGAGGCAAAGAACGCAGAGTGATTAATCTGAAGCGATCACTGGAACCTGCTTGCAGCGATCTTGTTCTTACTCGCCACTAGCCACTAGCCACTGCACTTCCTACCCATCCTTCCGCGACCAATCGTACGGAATCTCTCCGCTGTGGGGGGCGACGCGGTATTCGTCTGGCTCTTTGTAGTTGTAGGTATTCGTCGTCGTGTTGATCACGATCGCCTCGGTGTCGCTGATGCACTTGAAGCCATGATACACGAGAGCGGGGATCTCGACGATCATCTGGTTGTGTTCGCCGATGAAAAACTCATTCACTTCGCCGCTGGTGAGGGAGTCGGGGCGAGCGTCGTATAGGACGACTTTCATCATGCCCTTCACGCAGACGAAGTGATCCGTTTGGTACTTGTGATAGTGCCAAGCCTTCGTAACGCCGGGGTAGGCGGTCGTCATATAGACCTGCCCGAAGGTCACGTCCATGTCCGGATCGTCGCGGCGGAGCATTTCCATCAGGCGCCCGCGTTCATCGCAGTGCACGGTCAGTTTGTGTGTCTTGACACCTTCAATCATCTCTCGAACCTCGATCGCAAAATCGTCAGCCGGCGTTTGTTGCAAACGCTCGGGGCGGCGTCAACTCCAGGCAGTCTTGTTGAGTGGAAGAAGGGGAGGTCATCCCGTCGGGATCGCATCCAGGCTCGGATCGACCGCCAGGTGCTTAACGAGTTCCACGCGATTGCCGCGGCCCTGGTAGTTCACTTCGTCGAAGAATGCACGGGTCAGGAAAATCCCTCGCCCATTCAGGCGTTCGAGGCCGTCCTCGGAAAGCGGATCCGGCAAGTGCTCATAATCGAATCCGGGCCCCTCGTCCTCGATCACGCACGTCATGCAACCGTCTTCGATCTCGTAGTGGATCTTCACAGTTCGCTCGGCCAGCTTTGGCTCTTCCATGCGCTCTTCGATCAGTTCGGTCAGACGGAACTCGCGCAATGCAATGGTCTTTGTTTCCATGCCGATCTCGAGGTTTCCGTGCTCGATCGCGTTCCGCAGAATCTCCTCGAGGCCCAAGTGCAGACCGTTGATGTCCGCCTGTGGCCACTGGTCTTCCACCTCGCGCAGAATCCGATCCACAACCGGCGCGACCAGTCGCGGATTGCACGGCATTTCGATGTCAGTCGAGATCCGGCAGATGCACTGGTTGACCCGGCGCAAGTCTTCCTGCGACTGCACATTCTCGTCGTACTTCCCGAGCATATACATCAGGTAGTCTGGATTGATCGGCTTTGTCAGGTAATTGCTCGCGCCGTGGTGCAGCGCATCCAGCGCGACCTTCTCGCTTCCGAACGCCGTGACCATCACGACGTGCGCGTAGCGATTCATCTGGCGGAGTCGCTGACAGACCTCCAGGCCATCCATGCCCGGCATGCGATAATCTGTGAAGACGACGTGAGGGCAGTAGAGGCGAGCCTGTTCGAGGCCGGACTCGCCGTCGTAGGCGACGCGAACCTCATGGCCAGAGGACTTCACGAGCTCCGCCAGGATCTCCGCGTTGCTCTCGCAATCCTCGATGACCAGTACGCGCATCGTTTACCGTGCCCACGCCAATACTCTCTCGCCAGGCGGCGAGGCGTCTGAACCATTGCATCTCAATTGCTAGCGGGGGGCGTCTGTTGGGGAAAGCCCGAAATGGGGCTTCACAGGAAACTTTGGACAAAAAAGCCGGGAATTCGCTGCAAACCCCCGTCAATCGACCTCCAGACGGTGGCGGGCGACCTTTCCCATCGCATTCCTGGGGAGCTCATTGACCCTGGCGAAACGCCTTGGGACCTTGTACCGAGCCAGCCGATCAGCGCACCATGCGGCCAGTTCCTCGTCGGTCGCGGGCGACTCCGCGTCCACGATCCACGCAGCTGGAACTTGCCCCAGATCATCGTCGTCGACTCCTGCGACCGCGCACTCCTGCACGCCCGGGTGCGACTCAATCGCCTCCTCGACCTCGCGCGGATAGACATTGTATCCGCCGACCAGGATCAACTCGGAACGCCGCCCGCACAGCGTAAAACGGCCTTCTTCGTCCTGTGTTCCCAAATCGCCTGTCCGAAACCAGTCGCCATCGAAAGATTCGGCCGTTTCTTCTGGTCGTTGCCAGTATCCTGCGAACACATTGGGTCCGCGGACCTGGACTTCGCCATCGACAAGACGCGCTTCGACTTCGGGAAATGGGAATCCGACGGTGCCGGGCACGCGTGCCCCCTCGTACGGATTTCCCAGCAGCATCCCTGTCTCCGTCATGCCGTAGCGTTCGAGGACCTCGTGCTCGAAGCGCTCGCGGAAGCGGACAAATTGCTTGGGCGGAAGGGGGGCGGAACCCGAAACAAACAGCCGCATCTGAGAGAGATCGAATCGCTCCGGTCTTTCGACGGCATTCAAGCGAGCATACATCGTCGGGACGCCAAAGAACATCGTCGCTCGGTTCTTCTGAAGCGCGACGAGGACCTTCTCCGCGTCGAACCGAGGCAACACGTGCAATGTGGAACGCGTTGTCATCCAGCCGTGAAACGCGACGCCCAGTCCGTGCATGTGAAACAGCGGCAGGGCGATGACTAG comes from the bacterium genome and includes:
- a CDS encoding dTDP-4-dehydrorhamnose 3,5-epimerase family protein → MIEGVKTHKLTVHCDERGRLMEMLRRDDPDMDVTFGQVYMTTAYPGVTKAWHYHKYQTDHFVCVKGMMKVVLYDARPDSLTSGEVNEFFIGEHNQMIVEIPALVYHGFKCISDTEAIVINTTTNTYNYKEPDEYRVAPHSGEIPYDWSRKDG
- a CDS encoding response regulator; protein product: MRVLVIEDCESNAEILAELVKSSGHEVRVAYDGESGLEQARLYCPHVVFTDYRMPGMDGLEVCQRLRQMNRYAHVVMVTAFGSEKVALDALHHGASNYLTKPINPDYLMYMLGKYDENVQSQEDLRRVNQCICRISTDIEMPCNPRLVAPVVDRILREVEDQWPQADINGLHLGLEEILRNAIEHGNLEIGMETKTIALREFRLTELIEERMEEPKLAERTVKIHYEIEDGCMTCVIEDEGPGFDYEHLPDPLSEDGLERLNGRGIFLTRAFFDEVNYQGRGNRVELVKHLAVDPSLDAIPTG
- a CDS encoding AMP-binding protein, producing the protein MKTLIDLLRDAAKAEGTRPALFIGGRRYSFQDLHKQSDAFAKGLVAQGVSSGDRISCFLPNGIEFLVSYLGALKAGAIFNPLNRVYRSGEIRQAVEDYTPRFFIADSDGWQVSAEVLQDAECVERIILVGDSSAEDDRILSWEKVGTESKNVVLPKIDSESTAGIFSTSGTTGRAKGAMLSHRNFVTNSRAIVSAWRWTRDDILVIALPLFHMHGLGVAFHGWMTTRSTLHVLPRFDAEKVLVALQKNRATMFFGVPTMYARLNAVERPERFDLSQMRLFVSGSAPLPPKQFVRFRERFEHEVLERYGMTETGMLLGNPYEGARVPGTVGFPFPEVEARLVDGEVQVRGPNVFAGYWQRPEETAESFDGDWFRTGDLGTQDEEGRFTLCGRRSELILVGGYNVYPREVEEAIESHPGVQECAVAGVDDDDLGQVPAAWIVDAESPATDEELAAWCADRLARYKVPRRFARVNELPRNAMGKVARHRLEVD